The following are from one region of the Bradyrhizobium septentrionale genome:
- a CDS encoding Bug family tripartite tricarboxylate transporter substrate binding protein has product MLRRISLIAGACLALLAMADMARAQDFPSRPIRIVLPYAPGSVADVFARIVVQDMQEQWKGTIVVEAKSGANGSIAAEEVARAAPDGYTWLLVTTFFTASPALSTQLRWDPVKDFAPIGQICLAPNFFIVPASLPVKTVADYVALAKAKPGTLNYSHPGKGSTGHLGFELFKRLAGIDVTAIGYRGYPQMVPDIASGLITSSFLSANQALAQVQSGSIRIIGAISDGRSKYFPDVPTLAEQGYAEAQVTPWFGFVVPSATPQPVVERISAALETALASAAVRQKLDVAGCDATSAPLGRFADIIKADVALWARVVKEAGIPPD; this is encoded by the coding sequence ATGCTGCGGCGGATCAGCCTCATTGCCGGTGCGTGCCTGGCGTTGCTGGCGATGGCGGACATGGCGCGCGCGCAGGATTTTCCGAGCCGGCCGATCCGCATCGTGCTTCCCTATGCGCCGGGCAGCGTCGCCGACGTGTTCGCGCGCATCGTCGTACAGGACATGCAGGAGCAGTGGAAGGGCACGATCGTCGTCGAGGCCAAATCCGGCGCCAACGGCTCGATCGCGGCTGAGGAGGTCGCGCGCGCCGCGCCCGACGGCTACACGTGGCTGTTGGTGACGACCTTCTTCACCGCCAGCCCGGCGCTCAGCACCCAGCTGCGCTGGGACCCGGTGAAAGACTTCGCGCCGATCGGCCAGATCTGCCTCGCGCCGAACTTCTTCATCGTGCCGGCCTCGCTGCCGGTGAAAACCGTCGCCGACTACGTCGCGCTCGCCAAGGCCAAGCCGGGCACGCTGAACTACAGCCATCCCGGTAAGGGCTCGACCGGCCATCTCGGCTTCGAGCTGTTCAAGCGGCTGGCCGGGATCGACGTCACCGCGATCGGCTATCGCGGCTATCCGCAGATGGTGCCCGACATCGCGAGCGGCCTGATCACCTCGAGCTTCCTGTCGGCCAACCAGGCGCTGGCCCAGGTGCAGTCCGGCAGCATCCGGATCATCGGCGCGATCAGCGACGGCCGCTCGAAATATTTCCCCGATGTGCCGACCTTGGCCGAGCAGGGCTATGCCGAGGCGCAGGTGACGCCGTGGTTCGGCTTTGTGGTGCCATCAGCCACGCCGCAGCCGGTGGTCGAACGCATCAGCGCGGCGCTGGAAACGGCGCTGGCCTCCGCCGCGGTGCGGCAGAAGCTCGACGTCGCCGGCTGCGACGCCACGAGCGCGCCGCTTGGGCGCTTCGCCGACATCATCAAGGCGGATGTCGCCCTCTGGGCCAGGGTGGTCAAGGAAGCCGGCATCCCGCCCGACTAG
- a CDS encoding PAS domain-containing sensor histidine kinase produces MTAELPPNSHAPRAFSLSIGQLTFGSFLLVLAVIIITSTASVIAIRHIDTTFAELQRLQSVGDIAEDIDRRTNELRLAARDFVTEPGSQSQSAQVAQAAQSLSEILKKTRIELAPEQQDMIDGVTQRLATYRGGIERISALLSRRAEIVAGLPALRDAFDKAVDSSGDAVLANALSQDQSRIATALLAHNTSAAEQAAQSMRAMTVTDPALRSAVDNYAEAIIAVSVREGQIADIDREVLGAEGRLIQKVTELLRELSSRRGHVLARDFARTLAEAKWQSIVLGTAGVLIGLFASVLVVRRTVRPLARIAGSIRKVAGGEKSAFIPGADLDNEIGDIARAAEVFRQTLIDADSAREAALRALAEQRLAEESYHKLFEASVEGIYVTTPGGTLLNANPALARMMGYATPQDLINGVDDIATTVYVDPAAREQYQKLMQRDGTVRDYEYQVRASDGTILWLSDSATVVRNDEGEVIRYEGTVRDITDQKRAEDAIAEGRRMLQMVIDTVPAVINVKNGELRYVMMNRYMAGIFGIDPQDALGQTTAELMSRYGAAKTDENDKRVLSVRRELGFYEEEYKDAAGNMRQWLVNKLPILDSQGDIENIVTVALDIGERKRSEQEMRKAKDSAEAALRNLRETQNSLIEAEKLAALGRLVAGVAHEVNNPVGISLTVASALERKTAIFATQVERGDLRRSSLNDFLNTARDASSQLVANLNRAAELIQSFKQVAADRNYSDQRTFDLGDLTEQVVMSLRPGLRKHNLTLNVDCEPNLIMNSYPGPYGQVLTNLFLNAVAHAFPDGKAGEVEIQVHASGGDNVEVIFADNGCGMSLDVRRRAFDPFFTTRRDQGGTGLGLHIVYSIVTTRLGGRLSLDSAPGNGTRIQIILPRVAPLEQAAE; encoded by the coding sequence ATGACCGCTGAATTGCCGCCGAATTCGCACGCGCCGCGTGCGTTCTCCCTCTCAATTGGCCAGCTCACATTCGGCAGCTTCCTGCTGGTGCTGGCTGTGATCATCATCACATCCACGGCCAGCGTCATCGCGATCCGCCACATCGATACGACCTTCGCCGAGCTGCAGCGGCTGCAGAGCGTCGGCGACATCGCCGAGGACATCGACCGCCGCACCAACGAGCTGAGGCTGGCGGCGCGGGACTTCGTCACCGAGCCCGGCAGCCAGTCGCAGTCGGCCCAGGTCGCGCAGGCGGCCCAGTCGCTGAGCGAAATCCTGAAAAAGACCCGGATCGAGCTGGCGCCCGAGCAGCAGGACATGATCGACGGCGTCACCCAGCGGCTGGCGACCTATCGCGGCGGGATCGAGCGCATCTCGGCGCTGCTCAGCCGCCGCGCCGAGATCGTCGCCGGGCTGCCGGCGCTGCGCGACGCCTTCGACAAGGCGGTTGACTCGAGCGGCGATGCGGTGCTGGCCAACGCGCTGTCACAGGACCAGAGCCGGATTGCCACCGCGCTCCTGGCGCACAACACGTCCGCCGCCGAGCAGGCCGCGCAAAGCATGCGGGCGATGACCGTCACCGACCCCGCCTTGCGCAGCGCCGTCGACAATTATGCCGAGGCGATCATCGCGGTCTCGGTCCGCGAGGGCCAGATCGCCGATATCGACCGCGAGGTGCTCGGCGCCGAAGGCCGGCTGATTCAGAAGGTCACCGAGCTGTTGCGCGAACTCTCCAGCCGTCGCGGCCATGTGCTGGCTCGCGATTTTGCGCGGACGCTGGCCGAAGCAAAATGGCAGAGCATCGTGCTCGGCACGGCGGGCGTGCTGATCGGCCTGTTCGCCTCCGTGCTGGTGGTTCGCCGCACCGTCCGCCCGCTCGCCAGGATCGCCGGATCGATTCGCAAGGTCGCGGGCGGCGAGAAGAGCGCGTTCATTCCCGGCGCCGATCTCGACAATGAGATCGGCGACATCGCGCGCGCCGCCGAAGTGTTCCGCCAGACCCTGATCGACGCCGACAGCGCCCGCGAGGCGGCGCTGCGCGCGCTCGCCGAGCAGCGGCTCGCCGAGGAGAGCTACCACAAGCTGTTCGAGGCGTCGGTCGAGGGCATCTACGTCACGACGCCGGGCGGCACGCTGCTCAACGCCAATCCGGCGCTGGCGCGCATGATGGGCTATGCCACGCCGCAGGACCTGATCAACGGCGTCGACGACATCGCAACCACGGTCTATGTCGATCCGGCAGCGCGGGAGCAGTACCAGAAGCTGATGCAGCGCGACGGCACGGTGCGCGACTACGAATACCAGGTGCGCGCGAGCGACGGCACCATATTGTGGCTGTCGGATTCCGCGACCGTCGTGCGCAACGACGAGGGCGAGGTCATCCGCTACGAGGGCACGGTGCGCGACATCACCGACCAGAAGCGCGCCGAAGACGCCATCGCCGAAGGTCGTCGCATGCTGCAGATGGTGATCGACACGGTGCCCGCCGTCATCAACGTCAAGAACGGCGAGCTGCGCTATGTGATGATGAACCGCTACATGGCGGGAATCTTCGGCATCGATCCGCAGGACGCGCTCGGCCAGACCACCGCCGAGCTGATGTCGCGCTACGGCGCGGCCAAGACCGACGAGAACGACAAGCGCGTGCTGTCGGTGCGGCGCGAGCTCGGCTTCTATGAAGAGGAATACAAGGACGCGGCCGGCAACATGCGGCAATGGCTGGTCAACAAGCTGCCGATCCTGGACTCGCAGGGTGACATCGAGAACATCGTCACGGTCGCGCTCGACATCGGCGAGCGCAAGCGCTCCGAGCAGGAGATGCGCAAGGCAAAGGACTCCGCCGAGGCCGCGCTGCGCAATCTGCGCGAGACCCAGAATTCGCTGATCGAGGCCGAGAAGCTCGCCGCGCTCGGCCGCCTGGTGGCCGGCGTCGCCCACGAGGTCAACAATCCCGTCGGCATCAGCCTGACGGTGGCCTCCGCACTGGAGCGCAAGACCGCGATCTTCGCGACCCAGGTCGAGCGCGGCGATTTGCGCCGCTCCAGCCTCAATGATTTCCTCAACACGGCGCGCGATGCGTCCTCGCAGCTCGTCGCCAACCTCAATCGCGCCGCGGAACTGATCCAGTCGTTCAAGCAGGTCGCCGCCGACCGCAACTATTCGGACCAGCGCACCTTCGATCTCGGCGACCTCACCGAGCAGGTGGTGATGAGTCTGCGTCCCGGCCTGCGCAAGCACAATCTGACGCTCAACGTCGATTGCGAGCCGAACCTGATCATGAATTCCTATCCGGGGCCGTACGGCCAGGTGCTGACCAACCTGTTCCTCAACGCGGTCGCACATGCGTTTCCGGACGGCAAGGCCGGCGAGGTCGAGATCCAGGTGCATGCGTCCGGCGGCGACAATGTCGAGGTGATCTTCGCCGACAATGGCTGCGGCATGAGCCTCGATGTCCGCCGCCGCGCGTTCGATCCGTTCTTCACGACACGGCGCGACCAGGGCGGCACTGGGCTCGGCCTGCACATCGTCTACAGCATTGTCACCACGCGGCTCGGCGGACGGCTCTCGCTCGACTCCGCGCCGGGCAACGGCACGCGCATCCAGATAATCCTGCCGCGCGTCGCGCCGCTGGAGCAGGCCGCGGAGTAG